One Acetobacterium sp. KB-1 DNA segment encodes these proteins:
- a CDS encoding AarF/ABC1/UbiB kinase family protein, whose protein sequence is MDTNGKRLKKIVSILVKHEITKGLTPEKLRLIIEDLGPTFIKIGQIMSMRRDIFPNDYCIELEKLRSQVTPMPFDEFIRIIEEEYQCPVDDVFSNINQDPLGSASIAQVHAADLSDGAKVVIKVQRPGIYKVMAQDVVLLNRATGILNIASGIGDVVDFKMIVDEMWSTAQQEMDFLFEAKNAQLFNELNAEIKYIGCPKIYNQYTTSKVLVMEDIVGIAIDETRTLQDAGYDLEEIGVKLAENYVKQIIDDGFFHADPHPGNIFIRNGQIVWIDLGMMGRLSKREMGLLRRSVKAVATRDVESLEGAILSLGVHKGRRINHSLLYEAIDRMLDVYGTEELSNINMGRFLEEILRIAAENHIGMPRGISMLSRGMITIEGVIAKISPDANFVRIMANHMAGQQITNFDLNNFMESNRQKILTSGEKAISVPGQVSDFLSLTNKGQLKVNLEILGSDEPLAEIDQMVNKIVICIILAALLMSSSFIATTNMTPQFMGIPALGALGYFTAIILSLALMISIHRKKRKR, encoded by the coding sequence ATGGATACAAATGGAAAACGGTTAAAAAAAATTGTATCCATTCTGGTAAAACACGAAATTACCAAAGGGTTGACCCCGGAAAAACTTCGACTTATCATTGAAGATTTGGGGCCAACCTTTATTAAGATTGGTCAGATTATGTCAATGCGCCGGGATATTTTCCCTAATGACTATTGTATCGAACTTGAAAAATTGCGCTCACAAGTGACGCCGATGCCCTTTGATGAATTCATTCGAATTATTGAAGAAGAGTATCAGTGTCCGGTGGATGATGTGTTTAGCAACATTAATCAAGACCCCCTCGGATCGGCCTCTATTGCTCAGGTTCATGCTGCCGATTTAAGCGATGGGGCGAAGGTTGTGATTAAGGTCCAGCGCCCGGGGATCTATAAGGTCATGGCTCAGGATGTGGTGTTACTAAACCGGGCCACCGGTATTCTCAATATCGCCAGTGGTATTGGCGATGTAGTCGATTTTAAAATGATTGTTGACGAAATGTGGAGTACGGCCCAACAGGAAATGGATTTTCTTTTTGAGGCTAAAAATGCTCAGTTATTTAATGAACTTAATGCAGAGATCAAATATATCGGTTGTCCTAAAATTTACAATCAATACACCACCTCCAAGGTTCTGGTCATGGAAGACATCGTCGGCATTGCAATTGATGAAACAAGAACGTTACAGGATGCCGGCTATGATCTTGAAGAAATTGGCGTGAAGCTGGCTGAAAACTATGTCAAGCAGATCATTGATGATGGCTTTTTTCATGCTGATCCTCACCCGGGAAATATTTTTATCAGAAATGGACAGATTGTCTGGATTGATTTAGGTATGATGGGAAGACTGTCCAAGCGGGAAATGGGACTCTTAAGAAGAAGTGTCAAAGCTGTGGCGACACGGGATGTCGAAAGTCTCGAAGGGGCGATCCTTTCGCTGGGAGTCCATAAGGGCCGGCGAATTAATCATTCGCTTTTATATGAAGCGATTGATCGGATGCTGGATGTCTATGGTACCGAGGAACTCAGCAACATCAACATGGGGCGATTTCTGGAAGAAATATTGCGAATAGCCGCCGAGAATCATATTGGTATGCCCAGAGGTATCAGTATGCTCAGTCGCGGCATGATCACCATTGAAGGCGTGATTGCCAAAATATCCCCCGACGCCAATTTTGTTCGTATCATGGCCAACCATATGGCCGGTCAGCAGATCACAAATTTCGATTTGAATAATTTTATGGAGTCGAACAGACAAAAAATCCTAACTTCGGGAGAAAAGGCAATTAGTGTACCTGGACAAGTCTCTGATTTCTTGAGTCTGACGAATAAGGGACAGTTGAAAGTGAATCTTGAGATTCTCGGATCAGATGAACCCCTGGCGGAAATCGATCAGATGGTAAATAAGATCGTGATCTGCATCATTCTGGCGGCGCTTTTAATGAGTTCCAGTTTCATCGCAACCACCAACATGACCCCCCAATTTATGGGAATCCCGGCTTTGGGCGCGTTGGGTTATTTTACCGCTATTATTTTAAGCCTGGCGTTGATGATTTCCATCCACCGAAAAAAGCGAAAACGTTGA
- a CDS encoding methyl-accepting chemotaxis protein: MKWFYNLKIGSKVILGYLVIAIIAGGIGMMGLAGIQKISEQDVYLYEKMAKPLGELIYIVDAFQGLVGNTQDLLGATSPEEIDAIELEILKRNSRFDANLKTFQTTLSSPEAIEIADETYLLKDDFDLIVTNVIDLVRQGNQGEALGLINSSDFEVVKQKIEENYRAMMDLKLEAVKGTAKSNHDIATETTRMTIALLVIGVVISLLLGLFIASTITRPIAKIRDMIKEMSLGHLGMRLYMDSLDEVGEMATAMDHFADDLQNVVIKTIQQISDGDLSAEIEQKDEADEIIPALKQTIKTVRDLIAESTMLAQAAVDGKLQIRGDANAFKGGFREILVGFNDTLDALVTPLNVAASYVEQIGNGVIPEKIDETYYGDFDTFKNNINACIDGLAALEEGNRVLGLMNRNDFSQAIVGNYLGIYAEIAESINGIRQLLLTITRIAGNIREGNLSDLPKLKQDGKRSENDRLMPTLAGMMENIFMLVEETETMAQIAVQGNLSFRGDSSKFRGEYAQVIEGFNQTLDAVIEPVKEASDVLRELAQGNLHAMVRGDYQGDHAKIKDDLNESIMSLAIYVGEITSVLEAMGQGNLKQEIEAEFKGDFKEIENSLNTINTRLSTTLSDIDSVSAQVEMGAIQISDSGQALAQGTTEQASSIEVLTTSIEQVADKTKHNAIRANEANEGAIAVRKNAEIGNHQMKKMVAAMDEIDESANSIFKIIKVIDDIAFQTNILALNAAVEAARAGQHGRGFAVVAQEVRSLAIRCSDAAKETTALIEGSIDKVEVGTRVADETASSLKEISSEIKKVTHLVGNIAQASSDQAAEIEQINQGIEQVSLVIQTNAATAEQSAAASEELSGQAQLLKQMVGTFEIKTIG; encoded by the coding sequence ATGAAATGGTTTTACAACTTAAAAATAGGAAGCAAGGTAATTTTGGGGTATTTAGTCATTGCGATTATCGCCGGAGGGATCGGCATGATGGGACTGGCAGGTATCCAAAAAATCAGTGAACAGGATGTGTACCTTTATGAGAAAATGGCAAAACCGCTGGGAGAACTTATCTATATTGTTGACGCTTTTCAAGGTCTTGTAGGAAACACCCAGGATTTGTTAGGTGCAACCAGCCCCGAAGAAATTGATGCCATTGAGCTTGAAATTCTAAAACGAAATTCCCGATTTGATGCAAATCTCAAAACCTTTCAAACAACTTTAAGTTCACCGGAAGCAATCGAAATTGCGGACGAAACCTACCTGCTAAAAGATGATTTTGATCTGATCGTAACCAATGTCATCGATCTGGTTCGACAAGGAAACCAGGGAGAAGCCCTGGGGCTGATTAATAGCAGTGATTTTGAAGTGGTAAAACAAAAAATCGAAGAAAATTACCGGGCAATGATGGACTTAAAGTTAGAAGCTGTTAAAGGTACCGCAAAAAGTAATCATGATATCGCCACAGAAACCACTCGAATGACGATTGCCCTGTTGGTGATCGGGGTAGTGATTTCTTTACTGTTAGGTCTTTTTATTGCGTCAACAATTACCAGACCGATTGCAAAAATTAGGGATATGATTAAAGAAATGAGTCTGGGACACCTGGGCATGCGGCTTTATATGGACAGTCTCGACGAGGTAGGTGAAATGGCTACCGCCATGGATCATTTTGCCGATGATCTTCAAAACGTGGTGATAAAAACCATCCAACAGATTTCTGATGGGGATTTATCGGCGGAAATTGAGCAAAAGGATGAAGCTGATGAAATTATACCGGCACTTAAACAAACAATAAAGACCGTGCGCGATCTGATTGCTGAGTCAACCATGCTCGCTCAGGCAGCAGTTGATGGAAAACTCCAGATCAGGGGCGATGCCAATGCGTTTAAAGGCGGTTTCCGAGAGATTCTAGTGGGATTTAACGACACCTTGGATGCACTTGTAACCCCTTTAAATGTGGCAGCCAGCTATGTGGAACAAATCGGCAACGGCGTTATTCCGGAGAAAATCGATGAGACTTATTATGGCGACTTTGATACCTTTAAAAACAATATCAATGCCTGTATTGACGGTCTGGCAGCCCTGGAAGAAGGCAACCGGGTGTTGGGACTGATGAACCGCAACGATTTTTCCCAGGCAATCGTAGGTAATTATCTGGGGATTTACGCAGAAATTGCCGAATCCATCAATGGTATCCGGCAGCTTCTTTTGACGATCACGCGGATTGCCGGCAATATTAGAGAAGGAAATCTTTCTGATTTGCCAAAGCTTAAGCAGGATGGCAAACGCAGCGAAAATGATCGACTGATGCCCACCTTGGCCGGGATGATGGAAAATATTTTTATGCTGGTAGAAGAAACCGAAACCATGGCTCAAATTGCGGTGCAAGGAAATCTTAGTTTTCGAGGTGACAGCAGTAAATTCAGGGGTGAATATGCCCAAGTTATTGAAGGATTCAACCAGACCCTGGATGCAGTGATTGAACCAGTTAAAGAAGCTTCAGATGTCCTGCGTGAATTAGCACAGGGAAATCTTCATGCCATGGTAAGGGGTGATTATCAGGGTGATCATGCAAAGATTAAGGACGATCTCAATGAAAGCATCATGTCATTGGCAATCTATGTCGGTGAAATCACAAGTGTCCTTGAAGCAATGGGGCAGGGAAATCTTAAACAGGAAATTGAAGCGGAGTTTAAAGGTGACTTTAAAGAAATAGAAAATTCCCTTAACACGATTAATACCCGACTTAGTACCACCCTTTCGGATATTGACAGTGTTTCGGCCCAGGTGGAAATGGGAGCGATTCAAATATCAGATAGTGGCCAGGCGCTGGCCCAGGGAACAACAGAACAGGCCAGTTCGATTGAGGTTCTAACCACTTCGATTGAACAAGTCGCCGACAAAACAAAGCACAATGCGATCAGGGCCAATGAAGCCAATGAAGGGGCGATCGCGGTGCGAAAAAATGCCGAGATCGGCAATCATCAAATGAAAAAAATGGTTGCCGCCATGGATGAAATAGATGAATCAGCCAACAGTATTTTTAAAATTATCAAAGTAATTGATGATATTGCGTTTCAAACCAATATTCTGGCACTTAATGCTGCTGTCGAAGCAGCCAGAGCCGGTCAGCACGGCAGAGGATTTGCCGTGGTTGCCCAGGAAGTAAGAAGTCTGGCCATTCGTTGCAGTGATGCTGCCAAAGAGACAACCGCTCTCATTGAAGGTTCGATCGATAAGGTGGAAGTTGGTACTCGGGTAGCAGATGAAACCGCCAGTAGCCTGAAAGAAATATCCAGTGAGATAAAAAAAGTCACCCATTTAGTTGGAAATATTGCGCAGGCTTCCAGTGATCAAGCCGCAGAAATCGAGCAAATTAATCAGGGGATTGAGCAAGTTTCACTGGTTATTCAAACCAATGCGGCCACAGCAGAACAAAGCGCGGCAGCCAGTGAAGAACTCTCTGGCCAGGCGCAACTGCTTAAGCAGATGGTTGGTACCTTTGAAATTAAAACGATCGGTTAA
- a CDS encoding NAD(P)/FAD-dependent oxidoreductase gives MEKNIIILGAGYAGILTAKKLAKRLKDHQDIKITVIDKKSYHTMLTELHEVAANRVEEDSIRISLNRIFEGRNVAVQVDTITDIDYEKKQLTGKLKTYPYDYLVLASGSQPTFFGVEGAKEFAYKLWSYEDAVKLKGHILNMFTKALQETNQQEKQRLLSFYVLGAGFTGVEMAGELAEWVPVLCKEFEIDRELVKITLVDMMDRVVPNLSEPLSEKAKRRLEKMGVTVMLNTSFNKVGENFIELKQGNQYQEFPTNSVVWAAGIESSDIANKAVALNQIGRGRIKTDEFLRAEGKNDVFIAGDNIFFIPDGETVPVPQMVENCEQSADTVAHNLTRAITEGGEMEKYAPKFHGVMVSIGGRYGISYVGTEKKKFALPSFLSQFVKHFINIIYFIQILGWNKVFSYIRHEFFTIRNCRSFVGGHFSNRTPSFLLVPLRVFLGAFWVYEGVKKVDEGWLYMPKLTPFFQGASDLFNAVINASGGGEVISTATAVGQGTEAAGSLLINWNILGLFKIILIQTTDIAIKLQVGLMDWFTSTIILSSESSEVFFQSVIVYSEIIVGILLILGLLTTVSALYSIVLQGMFVTTTGLYLSTWWMIFAAVAVIIGGGRVFGLDYYVMPWLKEHYKNIKIVRKLYIYHD, from the coding sequence ATGGAAAAAAATATTATTATATTAGGCGCCGGATACGCGGGAATTCTAACGGCAAAAAAGCTTGCCAAACGTTTAAAAGATCACCAGGATATTAAAATCACCGTAATCGATAAAAAAAGTTATCATACCATGCTTACTGAGCTTCATGAGGTAGCTGCGAATCGTGTTGAGGAAGATAGTATCCGAATCAGCTTAAACCGTATTTTTGAGGGACGAAATGTCGCTGTACAGGTTGATACGATCACTGATATCGATTATGAAAAAAAACAATTAACCGGGAAATTAAAAACCTATCCTTACGATTATCTGGTCTTAGCTTCCGGTTCTCAACCGACTTTTTTTGGGGTTGAAGGGGCCAAAGAATTTGCTTATAAACTATGGTCTTATGAAGATGCCGTAAAGCTTAAGGGACATATTCTTAATATGTTCACAAAGGCGTTACAAGAAACGAATCAGCAGGAAAAACAGCGGTTGCTCAGTTTCTATGTGCTAGGAGCAGGCTTTACGGGTGTCGAAATGGCTGGGGAACTTGCTGAATGGGTACCGGTACTTTGTAAAGAATTTGAAATTGACCGTGAACTGGTAAAGATTACCCTAGTTGATATGATGGACAGAGTGGTACCAAATCTATCAGAGCCGCTATCAGAAAAAGCAAAAAGGCGATTGGAAAAAATGGGCGTCACGGTCATGCTAAACACGTCGTTTAATAAAGTTGGTGAAAATTTTATCGAGCTTAAACAGGGGAATCAGTATCAAGAATTCCCGACAAACAGCGTTGTTTGGGCAGCCGGCATCGAAAGCTCAGATATAGCTAATAAGGCAGTTGCGCTTAATCAAATTGGGCGGGGGCGGATTAAAACTGATGAATTTCTGCGGGCAGAAGGAAAAAACGACGTTTTTATTGCGGGAGATAATATTTTCTTTATTCCGGATGGTGAAACAGTGCCAGTGCCCCAGATGGTCGAAAACTGTGAACAATCAGCAGATACAGTTGCCCATAATTTAACCAGGGCAATCACAGAGGGCGGCGAAATGGAGAAGTATGCTCCTAAATTTCATGGAGTAATGGTGAGCATTGGCGGGCGTTATGGCATTTCTTATGTTGGTACAGAAAAAAAGAAGTTTGCATTGCCCTCCTTCCTGTCTCAATTTGTGAAGCATTTTATTAATATTATTTATTTTATCCAAATTTTGGGATGGAATAAGGTCTTTAGTTATATCCGACATGAATTCTTTACCATTAGAAATTGTCGTAGTTTTGTCGGTGGTCACTTTTCTAATCGTACCCCCAGTTTTTTACTGGTTCCGCTCCGCGTTTTCTTAGGTGCATTTTGGGTATATGAAGGTGTCAAAAAAGTCGATGAAGGGTGGCTTTACATGCCTAAATTGACGCCATTCTTTCAAGGTGCGAGTGATTTATTCAATGCTGTGATTAACGCTAGTGGTGGTGGTGAGGTGATATCGACGGCGACAGCGGTAGGCCAGGGAACCGAAGCCGCTGGAAGCCTGCTCATTAATTGGAATATTTTAGGTCTTTTTAAGATTATTCTGATTCAAACAACAGATATTGCTATCAAATTGCAAGTTGGCCTCATGGATTGGTTTACCAGTACCATCATTTTAAGCAGTGAGAGTTCAGAGGTGTTTTTTCAGTCTGTAATTGTTTATTCCGAAATAATTGTCGGGATATTGCTGATTTTAGGTCTATTAACAACCGTTTCGGCACTATATTCTATTGTTCTGCAGGGCATGTTTGTCACAACGACGGGGCTTTACCTGAGTACATGGTGGATGATTTTTGCGGCGGTAGCTGTTATTATTGGTGGAGGGAGAGTATTCGGCCTTGACTATTATGTAATGCCTTGGTTAAAAGAGCACTATAAGAATATTAAGATTGTCCGGAAACTATATATCTATCATGATTAA
- a CDS encoding polyprenyl synthetase family protein encodes MIKNELAERIEYLASLEAVRQLIKETLLDTDELILEMMEHLTSGSGKNLRAMLLLASAMDRDGFVPRDAVIAGAAVEILHLATLVHDDVIDEAEIRRGHASLQKQFGKKEAVICGDYLFCISLAMVAEISNHYSQKLNVYTQAMTKICLGELRQFKHNSDTELSVMNYLKIIAGKTSALFSLAMYSGAIINECSDKEARFMGRIGYNMGMAFQILDDCADYESDVAATKKTVKHDLAEEVVTLPLIYAFLKKPELKHHIRRQQLSLGEINEIIAEVVKVGGVSMARDVAEKYYLKTKKMINTLTEDNKKLLMNEILGRIWKVEN; translated from the coding sequence ATGATTAAAAATGAATTAGCCGAAAGAATAGAATACCTTGCATCCCTCGAAGCAGTCAGACAATTGATAAAAGAAACTTTACTGGATACGGATGAGTTAATTTTAGAGATGATGGAACACCTGACGTCCGGAAGTGGAAAAAATTTAAGAGCGATGTTATTGCTGGCTTCAGCAATGGACCGTGATGGCTTTGTACCGCGTGACGCAGTGATTGCTGGTGCAGCGGTAGAAATCCTTCATCTTGCCACATTGGTGCATGATGATGTCATCGATGAAGCCGAGATAAGGCGGGGACATGCCAGTTTGCAAAAACAGTTTGGAAAAAAAGAAGCCGTGATTTGTGGTGATTACCTTTTTTGTATATCGCTTGCGATGGTAGCTGAGATTTCAAATCATTATTCCCAGAAATTAAATGTGTATACCCAGGCAATGACAAAAATTTGCCTGGGAGAACTTCGCCAATTTAAACATAATTCCGATACCGAGCTCAGTGTGATGAATTATTTAAAAATAATAGCAGGAAAAACGTCGGCACTTTTTTCGCTGGCGATGTATTCCGGTGCGATTATCAATGAATGTAGTGATAAAGAAGCGCGCTTTATGGGACGAATTGGATACAATATGGGTATGGCATTTCAGATATTGGATGATTGTGCGGATTATGAATCGGATGTTGCGGCAACTAAAAAGACGGTTAAACATGACCTGGCCGAAGAAGTGGTAACCTTGCCGCTTATTTATGCCTTTCTTAAAAAACCGGAGCTTAAGCATCATATCCGCCGTCAGCAGCTGTCACTGGGTGAGATTAATGAAATTATTGCCGAGGTTGTTAAGGTCGGCGGGGTATCAATGGCCCGGGATGTGGCAGAAAAATACTATCTAAAGACAAAAAAAATGATAAATACTCTTACGGAAGATAATAAAAAGTTGTTAATGAATGAAATCCTTGGAAGAATTTGGAAAGTTGAGAATTAA
- a CDS encoding UbiA family prenyltransferase codes for MAGRFLKYVEIQTKMASVLPFLLGLSYVIYAYGRFDRLNTLLFFASMLSFDMATTALNNYIDVKTNGKKLEFSQKTAKQIVLILLILASCLGLALVFYTGLIVLAIGALCFGVGIFYTFGPVPISRLPLGEIFSGLFMGLLIPFLVVYINAPKESLIDYDFSNWILIVSVNALNMLKLGVVAIPAMTGIANIMLSNNTCDLEADVAVNRFTLPYYLGVKNAVNLFAALYYLGYASIIVMVLFRIVPTYGLIIVFGLIPVQKNIQIFRKQQSKSSTFPLSVQNLGIMVIPVIISLIAGVIFK; via the coding sequence ATGGCAGGACGATTTCTAAAGTATGTTGAGATTCAGACAAAAATGGCCAGTGTACTTCCTTTTCTGCTCGGCTTGTCTTATGTTATCTATGCATATGGACGGTTTGATCGTTTAAATACCTTGTTGTTTTTCGCCTCAATGCTGAGCTTTGATATGGCAACAACCGCGTTAAATAACTATATTGATGTAAAAACAAATGGTAAAAAACTGGAATTCTCACAAAAGACAGCAAAGCAGATAGTGCTGATTCTTTTGATTTTGGCAAGTTGTTTGGGTTTGGCGCTGGTATTTTATACCGGGCTCATTGTTTTGGCTATTGGGGCCTTATGTTTTGGTGTTGGGATATTCTACACCTTTGGTCCGGTTCCAATCTCGCGGTTGCCCTTGGGCGAGATTTTTTCGGGTTTATTCATGGGCTTATTGATCCCCTTTTTAGTGGTTTATATTAATGCGCCAAAAGAGAGCTTGATCGACTACGATTTTTCGAATTGGATTCTTATCGTTTCTGTTAATGCATTGAATATGCTAAAGTTAGGCGTTGTTGCAATACCGGCGATGACCGGTATTGCAAATATTATGCTATCCAATAATACCTGTGATCTTGAAGCGGATGTTGCCGTAAACCGCTTTACCTTACCTTACTATTTAGGCGTAAAAAATGCGGTAAATCTATTTGCAGCACTTTATTATTTAGGCTATGCGTCAATTATAGTTATGGTTTTATTTAGAATTGTGCCAACTTATGGACTGATTATTGTATTTGGTTTAATCCCAGTTCAGAAAAATATTCAAATCTTTCGAAAACAACAGTCTAAATCAAGCACTTTTCCGCTGAGTGTACAAAACCTCGGGATCATGGTGATTCCGGTGATTATTAGTTTAATAGCAGGGGTGATCTTTAAATAA
- a CDS encoding GntR family transcriptional regulator — translation MKWIIDSDRPIYKQLVEQIELRIISGVYSPGDKLESVREMAMDAGVNPNTMQKALAELERMELVFAQRTSGRFITEDLKVIEEAKKKLAVQEIGAFLEKMKKLGMSRNEILALMEKIEEGDKEDDHLKH, via the coding sequence ATGAAGTGGATCATCGATTCAGATCGCCCCATCTATAAACAGTTGGTGGAACAGATAGAGCTCAGAATCATTTCCGGTGTTTATTCACCAGGAGACAAACTTGAATCAGTGCGAGAGATGGCAATGGATGCAGGTGTGAACCCCAATACCATGCAAAAAGCATTGGCAGAACTGGAAAGAATGGAACTCGTTTTTGCACAAAGAACCAGCGGCAGATTTATTACGGAGGATTTAAAAGTGATAGAAGAAGCGAAAAAGAAACTGGCAGTTCAAGAGATTGGCGCATTTCTTGAAAAAATGAAGAAATTGGGTATGAGCCGAAATGAAATACTGGCATTGATGGAAAAGATAGAGGAAGGGGACAAAGAAGATGACCATCTTAAACACTAA
- a CDS encoding ABC transporter ATP-binding protein, with amino-acid sequence MTILNTNNLTKSYGKKTALSQINMEVPRGRIIGLLGPNGSGKSTFIKLAAGLLVPSSGEIFIDGQAPGALTKAKVSYLSERSYLSDWMRVSEILVFFEDFYEDFNRIKAENMLKDLAINPDDRLKTMSKGTKEKVQLILVMSRQAELYLLDEPIGGVDPAARDYILNTIITNYKEEASVIISTHLIADIEQILDDIMFINQGELVLSSSVDEIRETHNKSVDGLFREVFKC; translated from the coding sequence ATGACCATCTTAAACACTAACAATCTGACCAAGTCCTATGGGAAGAAAACAGCCTTATCCCAAATTAATATGGAAGTTCCCCGGGGGCGGATCATCGGGTTACTGGGACCAAACGGCAGTGGTAAAAGTACCTTTATCAAGCTGGCAGCCGGTTTACTGGTGCCTTCATCCGGTGAAATATTTATTGATGGACAGGCACCCGGGGCTTTGACCAAAGCTAAGGTTTCCTATCTGTCTGAGCGCTCCTATCTCAGTGATTGGATGCGGGTTAGCGAAATTCTCGTCTTCTTTGAAGATTTTTATGAGGACTTCAATCGCATTAAGGCCGAAAACATGCTTAAAGATTTGGCTATTAATCCTGACGATCGACTTAAAACGATGTCTAAGGGGACAAAAGAAAAGGTCCAGCTGATTTTGGTGATGAGTCGGCAAGCCGAACTTTATTTACTGGATGAGCCCATTGGTGGAGTCGATCCAGCAGCCCGGGACTATATTCTAAATACCATCATTACCAACTATAAAGAAGAGGCATCGGTGATTATTTCAACCCATCTCATTGCGGACATTGAGCAGATTCTTGATGATATTATGTTTATTAATCAGGGGGAACTGGTGCTTAGTTCCAGCGTTGATGAAATACGAGAAACTCATAATAAGTCAGTGGATGGACTATTCAGGGAGGTTTTTAAATGTTAG
- a CDS encoding ABC transporter permease, with protein MLGKLIKHETRATRRIFLPLYGALLILTIFTKLVMAIGAPDFFSEAASNNTIAEITLGISFTLYFILIVGISVMTLVMIIQRFYKNLFTDEGYLMFSLPVKTWELVLSKLLVGLLWSAVCTVMIVLTFVIFSLGTFSMMELTQAIQAAYQTFFVETGMNLNLFTAELALFLAVNTVASILMIYVAIAIGQLFSQHRVVAAFGAYIVITIVLQIIGSIFMAVFAIGNLDILILNGRSAMSTIQWLINGSTILNVVFGAAFYYVTQYIMKNRLNLE; from the coding sequence ATGTTAGGGAAACTAATCAAACACGAAACAAGGGCAACCAGGCGGATTTTTTTACCGCTTTACGGTGCCTTGCTGATTTTAACAATTTTTACCAAACTGGTAATGGCCATTGGTGCTCCGGATTTCTTTTCCGAAGCAGCATCTAATAACACAATAGCGGAAATTACTCTAGGGATCAGCTTTACGCTTTATTTTATCTTAATCGTTGGTATTAGTGTGATGACCCTGGTAATGATTATTCAACGGTTCTATAAAAATCTGTTTACGGATGAGGGCTATTTGATGTTTTCGCTGCCGGTAAAAACCTGGGAACTGGTTTTATCAAAGCTTCTGGTGGGGCTTCTCTGGTCAGCGGTTTGTACCGTCATGATTGTCCTAACCTTTGTCATTTTTTCGCTGGGAACTTTTTCGATGATGGAGTTGACCCAGGCTATCCAGGCAGCTTATCAGACGTTTTTCGTTGAAACTGGCATGAATCTCAATCTTTTTACAGCTGAACTGGCATTATTTTTAGCGGTTAATACGGTTGCATCAATACTGATGATTTATGTTGCCATTGCCATTGGACAATTATTCAGTCAGCATCGGGTCGTCGCAGCTTTTGGAGCCTATATTGTGATCACCATTGTACTACAGATCATTGGGTCGATTTTCATGGCTGTTTTTGCTATTGGAAATCTGGATATTCTGATATTAAACGGTCGTTCGGCTATGTCAACCATCCAATGGCTGATTAATGGGTCAACGATTCTTAATGTGGTGTTTGGTGCGGCGTTCTATTATGTGACTCAATATATTATGAAAAATCGTTTAAATCTGGAATAA